The region atatagatcagcgGAATAgcatagaaaacccagaaataagtcCATGtgcttatggtcaattaatcaatgacaaaggaggcaggactacacaatgttggaaagacagtctcttcagtaaatggtggtgGGAAAACTGAAGAGCTATCtgtaaaaaagtgaaattagaCTATTcattaacaccatacacaaaataagctcaaaatggattaaaggcctaagtGTGAGGCCagatattataaaactcttagaggagaacataggcagaacacagtTACATAAATCACAATAATACCTTTTTTATGTTTCCATtatcagagtaatggaaataaaagcaaaaataaataaatgagacccacttaaactcaaaaactttatacagtaaaggaaaccctaaaaaaaaaaaccttatagaTAATccacagaatgggggaaaatatttgcaaatgattagtctttaaaatttacaaacagcgtAAGTGGCTTAATATCATCAAAACAAATgactcaataaaaaaaatggacagaaaacctAAAGAGACAATTCTCCAAAGCAGAGATACAGATGACTAAGAGACAcgggaaaagatgttcaatattgctaataatcagagaaatgcaattcagaattacagtgagatatcacctcatgctAATCAGAACGATTACCATCAAAAactccacaaacaacaaatgctgaagaggttGTCAAGAAAACAGAACCTTCCCACACTATTGGTGAGCATGTAAATtgcacagccactgtggagaacagtatggaggtgtcttaaaaaactaaaaatagagctaccatacaaTCCTACAATCCCTCTCTTGGTCATAAATCTGGAGAAAAATGTCCAAAAGGATAtgttcaccccaatgttcattgcagcattgtttacaatagctaagaaatGGAagtgacctaaatgtccatcaacagaggaatggataaagagaatgtggtgcatatataaaacggaatattatccagccattaaaaagaatgaaataatgtcatatatagcaacatgggtggacacAGAGCtagtcatactaagtgaaataagtcagacagtgaaagataaatatcgtatgaTTTGTTTATATGCACAATCTATAGAAAACAATccaaaagaatttatttacaaagaagaaacagattcagacttagagaatgaatttatgattACCAGGATAGAAGGGTACATACGGAGAggtatagttagggagtttgggattgacatgtacccactgctatatttaaaataaatagccaacaaggacctactgaacagcacagggaactctgctcattaTTGTGTGACAATCTAAGTGAGAAACGTATTTTAAGAATAATTAACACAtgcaaaactgaatcactttcctgcaTACCTagaactaacacagcattattaATAACTATactacaatatgaaataaaaaggcaaaatgatcaaTAAAAGTAAtatcaaaaaatgtttttctgtctGATCAGCATTTTTAATCACAAAAATGTCAATATTATTAACTTTCCAACACTGCTTTGAGTTTTAAATCAATAGGTACTGTGATTGCTCTGTGAACTTAATTCATCTTTTTTAGGGCAGCACTGTGTGCTAGTTTTCCTAAGCTCCAGGAATAGATCTCATGTAAAGATCTCATTTtaggaatgaataaatgcatgatTGGACatatgaaaaagtaaacaaatattctactgaatgaaaaaataactttatatttcttataaacaGAAGGTATAGAGCTGAATAAGAAAGTTGATATTTCTGTAATTAGAGATAAATCTGTATAGTATGTTATTGATGAAATCTCTAATTGACTGGAAATTCAGCTAAAAGTTCTACTCTTGAGACATTTGCATCTTTATATTCCTCCTCCTGAAGCGGTATGAATTGGTTTTTGCTCACAACATTTCTGGCACCAAATGTGTGAGATTTTCTACATCAATAACCAATATTCCAACTCTCCAAAGACCAACTGTATATTTGAGAATTCAGTTTAATTCTGACAGTAAGTACACCTGAATTTAACACCAGATCCCACTGATTTAAAAGCAAAGTCTTGCACAAGAGCCCTTCCCCCCACCtgcccacagttcaaaagtcagTTGCAAGTTCTAGATTGCCACAAACTACCAATTGACTATAATCATGGATTGCCAGTACCTGTCCTTTGGTCAGGTTAAGTGATTTCCTAGAATACttacagaactcagggaaacattAAGTGTACTGGtttataataaagaatataaatgaaGAGGTACATGGGATGAGTCCTGAGCAAAGGAGCTTCTGTCTCTGCAAAGTTTGGGGTTCATAACCTTCTTGCCACATATATTTATTCACCATCCTGAAACTTTCCAAACCCCAGAGTTTAACGTTTTTATATAGGTCCATTGCATAGGCATGGTTGATTAAGTAAAAACTGACCATCGGTGCCTTAATTTCTAGTTACTCCCCCTCCCCAGTGGGTGGATgtggggctgaaagttccaaccttCTAATCATGTGGTTGATTCCTCTGACACCCAGACTCCATCCTGAAGCTGTCTGAGGACTCTAGGTTGAGTTATTTCATTGTCATAAACTCAGGTACGGTTGAAATGGGCTTGCTATGAATAACAAAAGTCGTTCTTCTCACTGATATCACTAAGAAAATTCCAAGGGTTCTAGAAGCTCAGTGCCAAGACTCATGATAAGAAAAATGTATCTATTTCTTATTACATCACTGGGATTTATAAGGAAAATGGCAAAGACACCTATGGATAAATATGCTAGACTTATATATCAGCCTAAAATCttgatttgttgttattcagtcactcagttgtgtcctactgtttgtatccccgtggactgcagcacgccaggcttccctgtccttcactgtcttccagaatttgctcaaactcatgtccattgagttactTTGCAATTATCTAACTGCTATGAGATAATAATATCTACATCACTGAGTCACTGCAAATATTgggaagaaaaggcaaaggacTTCACACAAATTAGGCACCCTTAGTGGCAGACATTCTATAAAATCTTAACAAACTAACATAACAATTAACATATGTAGCTACATAAACAATTTACAATATCATAACAAGCATACCTATCatacatataaaactatataaataGCCAAATGATATAATTatgaacaaaaaatgaaaacagaaaacactttATCTTTATCTTGGCCTGAAAACAGTATGAGTACATCCAACTCAATTTGTCACCTACTTTGAACTCAAGAAGTTTTGTACCGAAATGACATCCCAAATATTCTGCCCCTCCAAAtcctgtatttctctttctcttatttttaaaaaataattttgatccCTTTAAACCAACTTCCTCCTCACAACTGGTGAGTTTCTAAATATTACCTCGTGtccctccaaaaccacagttctcTAATACAATGTGCCTAAGTGCCTTCTTCACAGTCTTGTTCCTTAGCGTGTAAATCAGGGGGTTCAGCATTGGGGTGACCACCGTGTAGAAAAGGGCTACAAACTTACCTTGCTCATGAGAGTTTCTCTTGGCAGGCTGGAGATACATGAAAATGATGCTCCCGTAAAAAAGAGCCACCACTGCCACATGGGACGAGCAGGTATTGAACGCCTTTCTCCACCCTTCTGCTGACCTGAGCTTCAACACAGCCCAGGCAATACGGCTGTATGAGACCAGGATGAGACCCAGAGGCAAGACAACAAAGATAAAGCTGGCCACGTACATCTCTACTTCATTGAAGCTGGTATCCACACAAGCCAGTTGCATAATGAGGGGCATCTCACAAAAGAAGTGGTCAATGTGATTGTTCCCACAGAGAGGCAGGAGCATGGTGAGTGTGGAACCTACCATGCTGGTGGTCAGACCCCCAAGCCACGAGGCAAAAGCCAGGCTGCAGCAAAGCTTTGGATGCATGATGACAGTGTAGTGGAGTGGCCTGCAGATGGCAGCATAGCGATCGTAGGACATGGCAGCCAGAAGGACACATTCAGTTGCCCCCAACCA is a window of Muntiacus reevesi chromosome 1, mMunRee1.1, whole genome shotgun sequence DNA encoding:
- the OR2C3 gene encoding olfactory receptor 2C3 yields the protein MMEIANVSFPEGFILLGFSGRPSLEPILFIFVLGVYVVSVLGNGIIIVVSCMDVHLHTPMYFFLVNLSFLDISFTTSIVPQLLVNLWGPQKTISYGGCVIQFYISHWLGATECVLLAAMSYDRYAAICRPLHYTVIMHPKLCCSLAFASWLGGLTTSMVGSTLTMLLPLCGNNHIDHFFCEMPLIMQLACVDTSFNEVEMYVASFIFVVLPLGLILVSYSRIAWAVLKLRSAEGWRKAFNTCSSHVAVVALFYGSIIFMYLQPAKRNSHEQGKFVALFYTVVTPMLNPLIYTLRNKTVKKALRHIVLENCGFGGTRGNI